The sequence CGGCACGACGACCGCGGCGACGAACGGGTAGAACGGTCGAGGCGGGGCGGTCCGACCGCCGTCTCGACTCAAAGGCTTTATCAGCGCGCCGGGACAAATCCGCAGTACTATGGCCGAAAACACGAAGAGCCGAACCGGAAGCGCCGGACGCTTCGGCGCGCGATACGGCCGCGTCTCCCGCAAGCGCGTCGCCGACATCGAGAGCGACATGAACGCCGACCACACCTGCCCCGACTGCGGTACCGACGACGTGGACCGGCAGGGAACCGGTATTTGGCAGTGCAGTAGTTGCGGCTACAAGTTCGCGGGCGGGACCTACCGCCCCGAGACGCCCGCGGGCCGGACGGTCACGCGCTCCATCCGTGCCGCGCTCGGCGAAGACGAAGAATGAGCTACAAGTGTTCGCGGTGTAAGCGCGACGTGGAACTCGACGAGTACGGCGGCGTCCGCTGTCCGTACTGCGGCCACCGCGTCCTCCTGAAGGAGCGGAGCCGCGACGTGAAGGAAGTCGAAGTCCACTAGTCCGCTTCTCCTCATGGGCGACTTTTCTAACGACTCGTCCCGACCGCACGACGCCACGCTCCGATTCGGGTACGAGTCGCCCGGCCGTGCCCGCGTCGTGGCCCGCGCCGTCGCCCGAGAAGTCGGCGAAATCGACGGCGACCGCTCGGCGGCGACGGTCGAGCGCGACGGCGATTCGGTAGTCGTCCGCGTCGTCGCCGACGACCTCGTGGCGCTCCGCGCTGGCTGTAACACGTGGGGGTCGCTGGTCGAAGTCGCCGAGCGAACGTCGGAGTTGGCGTAGACGAGCGAACCCGTCCGCTACGACCGGGCGGCGTCTCGCCACCCCGAGCGCAGAATCCGGAGGACGTTTCCGCCTCCTTTTTATCTACAGATTATTTACACTACCGTGATGGAGATACATCCCGAGGAGTTGTTTTCCGCGCCGGGCGGGTGGGAGGACGCGAAGTACTCCGTCCTGAATTCACTCGTCTTTCTCGGTCTCTACGCGTACTCGGAACTCCGGTACGATGGTGGACTCGACACGATGCTCGCCATCGGCGTCGCAGTAGGAGTGGCCGGGATTACGGAACTACTGCCGACGAATCGACGGCTGTTGGCGAGTGTACTGCGAGTGGTAGCAATCGGGAGTCTCGTCGCGTTGTTGCTACGGTCCGTATTTATCTTCGTGTCGTAATCGACAGCAGGAGGAGTCCGACCGGAGATATCGGAAATCGCAGTGTGAGGTTCTACAGATGCCCATCACCCTCGTTTCTGCTCCGTCAGTCCACGAGAAGCGGCTCCATCGAATAGAATCGAAAGCGGGGGTTTTTCCGTCCGGGCCGCATTCCCGTAGGTATGCAGGGTAACCTACCACCGGAAGCACAAGAGAAACTCGAAGAACTGCAGGACCTTCAGGAGACCGCACAGCAGGTCGCCGCCCAGAAGAACCAAGCCGAGACTCAGCTCAACGAGGCCGAGACCGCTCTCGACGAACTGGAAGACATCGACGAGGACACCACGATGTACCGAGAGGTCGGCGAGCTGTTCGTCGAGACCGGCTACGACGAGGCTCAGGACGACCTCGACGAGAAGGTAGACAGCCTCGAAATCCGCGTCGAGACCCTCGAAAAGCAGGAGGAGCGCGTCCAAGAGCAGTTCGAGAGCCTCCAGTCCGAGCTTCAGAACATGCTCGGCGGCGGTGGCGGCCCCGGCGGCCCGCAGGGACCGGGCATGGGCGGCGGCGCTGGCGGCGCGTAAATGCCGACCGATGACGAAGTCGTGCAGACGGCCGCCGAGGCCGCCGAGGGACTCATCTTCGCTCGGTTGAAGAACTCGGCGGTGAAGGACTTCGACGTGACCGTCGAGTTCGAGGAGGGCGTCCTCGACGTGGACGTGTACCTCAACGCGCCCGAGGCCGACGACGACGAGGAGATAGCCGAGGACGCCGCACTGGCGGCCCAGTCTGCGGTAGACGAGTTGTTCGCCGACGCCGAGGAGTGACCTCGGACCCGGTTTTTTCGCGGTCGTTTCCCGCCCGGTAGCGGTCGCTTCGGCTCAGTACAGCGAGAGGTGGCCGGTCACTTTGTCCACGAGGTCGTCGTCGGCCGGACCGACCGCCAGCGCCGTGACCGTGCCGGGGTCGAGTTGGGTGTGACCCGCGTCCCGGACGATGGCGTGGGGAATGCCCTCCGCGCGGGCCTTCTCGGCGAGTTCGAAGAGTTCGCTCTCGCCGTTCGCTTTCACGACGACTTTCTTCTGGCCTCCGCCCTTCCAGCGCTTGCGGGCTTTCGTGCCGGTCTCCTCGTAGGCCGACAGCGAGGCGTGGGCGACCTGTGCGGCGAGCTTTCCTTGGCCCATGTCGATGTCGGCGCGGGCGACGATGGTCTGTTTCATGCGAAGTCGAACGCGTCGGGACGTTAAATCGGTGGCTACTCGTCGCTCCTCGACCCAACACGACACGCGACCGACAGAATCATGTGGTCGGGTTCTGCACGGTCGGGCATGGTCCTCAACGCCCTCCTCCGTCCGGACGAGTTCTTCGCCGAACGCGCGCCGGGGCTGAGCCTCGGCCGCGCCGCGGCGGTCGTTTTCGTCGTCGCCGTGGTCTCGACCGCCGTGGTCGGCGCGTTCGGGTGGACGCTCAGCCAACGTCTCACCGCGACGACCGAGATACCCAACGACGAGCGCCCGCCCGATTGGGTGTGTGAGGACGAGGCCGACTCGGAGGTAGAAGAGATGGTGCAGGACGGTTGCGACGAACCGAAACAGAAGACCGTCGTCGTCGGCGACCTGCTGTGGGACGCGTTCAGCGAGCGACTGCCACTGGTGTTCGTCGGCGTCCTGCTGGCGTGGCCCCTCTACGGCGTCGCGCTCCACGTCGGTTCGGCGCTGGCCGGGGGAAGCGGGTCGTTCACCGACACGCTCGCGGTCGCGGCGTGGGGCATGTTCCCGAGCGCGTTGCAGGCCGTGGTCGGATTCGGACTCCTGTACGCCGCGCTCGGTGGCATCGACCTCGCGGGGTCGGACCCCGAGATGCTGGCCTCGCAGATACGGTCGCTGACCGAGC is a genomic window of Halorussus salinus containing:
- a CDS encoding KEOPS complex subunit Pcc1 codes for the protein MGDFSNDSSRPHDATLRFGYESPGRARVVARAVAREVGEIDGDRSAATVERDGDSVVVRVVADDLVALRAGCNTWGSLVEVAERTSELA
- a CDS encoding prefoldin subunit beta, producing MQGNLPPEAQEKLEELQDLQETAQQVAAQKNQAETQLNEAETALDELEDIDEDTTMYREVGELFVETGYDEAQDDLDEKVDSLEIRVETLEKQEERVQEQFESLQSELQNMLGGGGGPGGPQGPGMGGGAGGA
- a CDS encoding DNA-directed RNA polymerase subunit P is translated as MSYKCSRCKRDVELDEYGGVRCPYCGHRVLLKERSRDVKEVEVH
- the pth2 gene encoding peptidyl-tRNA hydrolase Pth2, whose translation is MKQTIVARADIDMGQGKLAAQVAHASLSAYEETGTKARKRWKGGGQKKVVVKANGESELFELAEKARAEGIPHAIVRDAGHTQLDPGTVTALAVGPADDDLVDKVTGHLSLY
- a CDS encoding 50S ribosomal protein L37ae, with amino-acid sequence MAENTKSRTGSAGRFGARYGRVSRKRVADIESDMNADHTCPDCGTDDVDRQGTGIWQCSSCGYKFAGGTYRPETPAGRTVTRSIRAALGEDEE
- a CDS encoding Yip1 family protein translates to MVLNALLRPDEFFAERAPGLSLGRAAAVVFVVAVVSTAVVGAFGWTLSQRLTATTEIPNDERPPDWVCEDEADSEVEEMVQDGCDEPKQKTVVVGDLLWDAFSERLPLVFVGVLLAWPLYGVALHVGSALAGGSGSFTDTLAVAAWGMFPSALQAVVGFGLLYAALGGIDLAGSDPEMLASQIRSLTERAQGDTALLSLAGAVWQGYVWTFGLKRARDLSTGGAAFAGGGVAVVVFLLSLV
- a CDS encoding DUF3194 domain-containing protein, which gives rise to MPTDDEVVQTAAEAAEGLIFARLKNSAVKDFDVTVEFEEGVLDVDVYLNAPEADDDEEIAEDAALAAQSAVDELFADAEE